CTGCAAGGATTACTTAGACAGGAAGGTTTCGACAAGGTTTTAGTTTTTGGACAAACTAAATGGGGCATTGAGAGGCTTACCAGGACGCTTGTAGAAAACGGGTTTAAGGCAACATCAATTCATAGCAACAAATCTCAATCGCAGAGGAAAAAGGCGCTGGAATTATTTAAGAGCGAGAAGGTACAGGTTCTGCTTGCGACAGACGTTGCTTCTCGAGGACTCGACATAGACAATGTAACTCACGTTATTAATTACGACGCGCCCGAATCTTACGACGAATACATCCACAGAATTGGCCGAACCGGCCGCGCAGATAAAAAGGGCATCGCTTTAACGTTTGTAGAGTAATCTTCGACTGCTTTGTCATCCTCAATTCAGTTGAGGATCTACTCCTCTCAGTTGGTCATCTAGCAGATCCTCGCTTTCGCGAGGATGACGAGTGATGTGCGAGGATGATACCCGGAAGTATTCTTTGATTCAGAATTCTGATCAACTGACTTACTGACCACCGAGTTTTCCGACTTATCTGAGTTTACGGCCTGAAGAAGGATTTCACTTCGTCGAAGTGAATGAGTTCATTAAAGTCGTAGTCGATTAGAGATTCATTTCCACCCATTCCTAAATGCCAATAGTTAAACCCGATGACGTTCGGGTGATTTTTTGCAGCTGCCATTGTTGTTTTAATGATTGCCTCCAGATCTCCGCCGCCGATTGTTCCCCACTCCCCGATTACTATTGGGATGCCGGGATAAATAGAGCTTAATTCATTGAGGTCTTCTTCCATAGTAGTGCCGACTGCTTCTGGGTAGTGATCGATTGTGATGTTGCCCATTTTCGCTATCGTTTCGTCTTCCAAGATACCTTCCCAATCCGGATTGTTATGGCCCCAGGCAACAAATCCGTCGAAGCCGTAATAGCCAATTTTTATGTTGTTCTTGCCAATTTCGGAAAACGCGTCTTGCGACATGTCGATTGCGACTCTCAAAAAGACGTTGAAGTTTTCGCGATTTGGGAAAATACAAACACCACCGTGACAGAAAGTTATTCCCTGAATCCCCCCGTTTTGAGGTTCCGGAATTGGCGTAAAGATGTCACCTTCGGCGAAAAGGTCCGGGTTTGCTTTGATGTAATCGGAAATTTGCTTTAGGTAATTTGCATTCGGATCTTTCGACTTGCCGTAAATTCCTTCAAAGGCAAGAGGCATGTGACGATGCCAAACTTTCATGTCTCGCTCCCTAATTTCCCTAACCCAAATTCTGGTGTATGCAAGCGAATTGCCACAACTTGGGCTGTCGTAAGGAGTTTCAACCGAAACGTAATTTGCTCCGAGATCGTGGGCTTTGTCTAGCCATTTGCCTATAAATTCTTCGTCGGCAGGATCGCAGATTATGTCTTTTGTGATTTTCATAGAAGAGACGCCCTGAATTTCCCAGGTGCTGGTTCTTGGTTCTGGGCTAGGTCCTGGCTCGGGAGTTGGTGATGGCGCAGGACTTGGGCTCGGCGTTGGTTCGGGACTTGGAGACGGGGATGGTTCTGGTGTTGGCGTTGGGGAAGGCTCTGGAGATGGCCCAGGTTCGGGTGTAGGGTCGGGTGACGGACTCGGAGCAGGTAATGGATCTTCTAAACCAGTTCCGCCTTGTGGTGAGTGAGTCGGTGTTGGTTCTGGCGTCGGCTGAGGTGACGCTTCTGGAGTTGGTGAAGATTCTGGTGATGGTGCGGGAGGCTGCGGTGGTTCAGGTGAAGGACTAGGGGTTGGCGATGGAACTGGCGTAGGAGTTGGTTGATCTGAGGACTGGGCAGAGTTTGGTGCAGGCGTTGATGTGTTGTTTGGTGGTTCGGTCTTTTGTGTTTCGATTTTGGACTGACCAAGCGTTTCTCCTGATTTTGCTGCGATAGGAGGTGTTGGTGATGGGTTAGCACCTGGTAACGATACCAACTTAGGAGAAGAAGTTGATTCTGGTTCTTCTGGAGTCTTCGGCTTGTCGGCAATATATTCTTCTGGAATCGGGGAAACAAAGCGCGTATCGCTTTCTTTGAAGAGGTCGAAAATCGACCAATCAAATTCTAGAGATAATATTTTTTCTTTCATGGTAAGAAGGGGTTGTTGCCAATTTGGCGCGGCAGCTTGAACTGGCGTTGTAAGAACTTGCGACCACAGGAAAAGCGCAAGCGCGAGGACAGGGAAAATCCTAAAAAATGATCGCATAGATGCGATCATGAAGCGAGCAAACATTGAGCGTGCATTTTAGCAGAAAAAGGCGAATTTTGGAAGCCAAACAAGGCCCCATCCTTATCTTAGTTATCAGTTTTCTGTGGTGAGTTGTCAGAATTTGGTCACTCAGTTTTCTGTTATCAGTCAGAAAACTGGCAACCGGCAAACTCGAATCCGAAAACTGAAAATTGAGAACCAATTACAATTTTACTGTATTAAGGTGAGAAAATGTTACCTTTGTCCTACTCTTTTTCTTCTTTCTTCAAGCTCATCGAGGACTATTTTTCGGATCCTGATATTTTTGGGAGTAACCTCTACAAGCTCTGAATCGTCAATGTATTCGAGCGCATCTTCTAAGCTCATTCTGGTAATTCCTTTAAGGCGTGCGGCCACGTCCTCACCCTTACTGCGCATATTGGTTAAATGTTTTTCTTTACAAACGTTAACTCGAATATCTTCCGCTCTGGAGTTCATACCTATTACTTCGCCTTTGTAAACCACTTCTCCGGCGTCTACAAAAAGAACTCCCCTTTCCTGAGCGTTAATTAACCCGTAAGTCTTGGTTGTTCCGCTTTCATGAGCGACTAATGAACCGTTTGTGCGGCTGTATGAAGAAACAATTTGAGGTCTGTATTCGTAAAATAATGTATTTATTATTCCCAGACCTTTTGTATCTGTTATAAATTCACTTCGGTAGCCGAACAAATCTTGAGTGGCAATTATAAACTCGAAAAAGACCATGCCTTCTTCCGTCTTCATATCGACGAGCTCGCTGTGTCTTTCGCCCATTTTTTGCATGATGACGCCTGAATAAGTTTCCGGAGCCTCTATGAACACTTGCTCGTATGGCGTGTGTGTTTTGCCGTCTATGACTTTTGTAATTACCTGAGGACGGGCTACCTGCAGCTCGTAGCCTTCTCTTCTAAGCCGCTCGATTAAAATCGCAAGATGTAGTTCGCCTCGCCCGCTGACTATCCAGTCACCAATCGGGCCGTCTTCAATTCTTAGCGCGACGTCGGTTTCGAGTTCTTTGAAAAGTCTTTCCCTTATTTGCCTCGATGTTTTAAACCTTCCTTCTTTGCCAGCAAGAGGTGAGCTATTGACGCTAAAAGTCATCCGGATTGTTGGTTCTTCGACTTTAAGAGGAGGCAGAGCAATTGGCGTTTGAAGATCTGCTATGGTTTCGCCGATTGTGATGTCGCTGATTCCGGAAATCGCGATTATGTCGCCGGCTTTGGCTTCTTTTACATCTTGCTTTTCTAAGCCGACAAAACTTGCGATAGAAGAAATGTTTGCTTTTTTACTTTGTCCGTCAGTTTTGATGTGGGTAATTTCTTGGCCAGCTGCGATGACTCCATTGTAGATTTTGCCAATCGCGATTCTTCCTTTGTGTGTGTCGTAAGTGATATTTGAAACCAGCATTTGAAGAGGTTTTGAATCGTCGCCTGTTGGAG
The window above is part of the Candidatus Curtissbacteria bacterium genome. Proteins encoded here:
- the typA gene encoding translational GTPase TypA, translating into MDNKLRNIAIIAHVDHGKTTLVDALLRQSKTELKKEVDEANLIMDSNELERERGITIFSKNASVVWNGVKINIIDTPGHADFGGEVERVLTMADGCLLLVDAQEGPMPQTRFVLKQALKMKHKIIVVINKVDKPNARVDFVLNRVFDLFVELGADEETAFFPVIYTVAKDGKAGLEADISSMVDISPVFDTIIKEVPPPTGDDSKPLQMLVSNITYDTHKGRIAIGKIYNGVIAAGQEITHIKTDGQSKKANISSIASFVGLEKQDVKEAKAGDIIAISGISDITIGETIADLQTPIALPPLKVEEPTIRMTFSVNSSPLAGKEGRFKTSRQIRERLFKELETDVALRIEDGPIGDWIVSGRGELHLAILIERLRREGYELQVARPQVITKVIDGKTHTPYEQVFIEAPETYSGVIMQKMGERHSELVDMKTEEGMVFFEFIIATQDLFGYRSEFITDTKGLGIINTLFYEYRPQIVSSYSRTNGSLVAHESGTTKTYGLINAQERGVLFVDAGEVVYKGEVIGMNSRAEDIRVNVCKEKHLTNMRSKGEDVAARLKGITRMSLEDALEYIDDSELVEVTPKNIRIRKIVLDELEERRKRVGQR